The Sulfolobus sp. A20 genomic interval AAAATAAGGTAAAAGTTGACGATAAGGATGAGATAGGTAAAATGAAGTCGATAAGCTTAGGACTACTATTAGGTCTAATTTATTCACCTTCTGGTGGTAGCATAGCAGCCCCTACAACCTCTCTTCCAGAGGTAGAGGGAGGAAGCAGAAATTGGGATTATAGATACGTCTGGATAAGGGATTCAGCGATGATCTCAGAAGCATTGTTGTTTTCCGGATATATAGTAGAAGCTAGAAGAATAATTAACTTTCTCCTAGGATTAGTCAACTTCACGTCTAAACCTTTATTGCATCCTTTATACACCGTAGACGGTAACGATCCCCCTCCTGAGATGGAGATATCTTGGCTAAGAGGATATAAGGATTCGAAGCCAGTTAGGGTGGGAAACGCCGCTGCCTCGCAAGTACAGTTAGATATAGAGGGTTTTCTTATTGATGCTATATATAAATATTTCAGCATGACTAATGACAAGGTGTTCATAGAGGAGAATAAAGAGAAGATACAGTACATTGCGGATTGGGTATCCAAAAATTGGATGCTGAGAGATGCGGGAATGTGGGAGGACAGAGGGAAGCCATTACACTATACACACTCTAAGGTTATGATGTGGGTAACCCTTGATAGAGCTGAGAAGATTTTAGGTCTCTCTTATGGAGAAAAAGATAAGTTAAGGGATTGGATTATGAGGAATTGCGTTAAGGAAGGTAGCTTCGTAAGAAGCTCAGATTCAAATGATGTTGATGCTAATTTACTAACTTTGCCACTATATGGTTTCGTTCAAGTGAATGACGAGATATTTTTAAGGACCCTTAAAAGGGTAGAAGAGGAACTTCATGTAAAAGGTTTTGTGAAGAGGTATTCAAAAGACTCTCTAGGTGAAGCTATGCATCCATTTTCCCTTGCTAGTATTTGGCTATCTAGAATTTATCTAAGATTAGGAAGAAAAGATGAAGCCCTAGAGCTAATTAGAAAGGTGCTGAAACCTTCTGGTGGGTTATATTTGATAGGTGAACATATTGACGTAGAAAAAATGGAATATACTGGCAACTATCCTCAAGCATTCGTTCACGCACAACTACTGATAGCATTAAATGAATTAAGTAATAACAAATTTTTTGAGCAATAATTTAGTTATTCCGATATGAACTAAAGTATCACAGCGAGAAGCAAATGGGCAAGAAAATTTTAATGATTTATCTAAGATAAAAATACTAAATAATCTTAAAAATCAAATTTTAGGTTAATATGAGAAATTTAAAAAAATGAATTAGATCCTTCACTTAACTTCCTCTTTTCTTTCCATCTTAATTACTGATTCTCTACCTTTTCTCATTTGTGATAATGAAGTTTCTGAGAACATCTTAACAATTTGCTCCAGAGACAATCCCTTAGTTTCAGGCAATATGAAGTACATCAATATCAAGGCTATTGCGTCGAATGCTGCAAACACAAACATAGATCCTGCAAGACCTATTGTTGATAACATCACTGGGAAGACCTCTATTATAGCGAAGTTTGATAACCAATCAATTAAAGCTATTATAGCTGCCATTCTACCTCTTAATGCAGTTTTAAAGTACTCTGCCTGAATTAGCCATCCGGTTCCTCCTACGCCATAGGCGAAGAATATTATGAAGCCAGCGAAAGCTATGAGTGCCCCTATTAATATCCCTTTCATTACGAGAAAACCACCTAAAAGATCAAATACTAACATACCAGCATAAGCAGATAATCCTAAGTTTCTCCTACCGATTCTGTCAATATATCTAAACGCTATGAATGTTGCAGCAACGTTTATAACAGCGAGTACTGAGGCAGCTAAAACTGAGTATATTTCACTATAAACTGGGTTTGAGGAACTACCAAATATATGTAGATTTAATATTATTGTAGGTCCATAGTAGAAAGGTACGTTAATTCCCGTTATTTGTTGAAAAACAATCCATAAGCCCACTACAATCAATGCCCTTTTTGTTGGTGTATCAAACTTTGCTAAAGCCTCACTCCTAACTTCTTGAATAGCCTTCTGTATTAGTGTATCATCGACCTCAACCCCAAATCTTTTTAGGTCATTCTTTAACCTATCAATCTTCCCGCTTAATAATAACCATCTAGGAGATTCAGGCATTAAGAATCTGAAAACCAAGCCTATTATTGCCGGGATTGCAGCTACTCCTAATATTAACCTCCAATCTATGGTGAAAGCTAAGGAAGGTGCAATCAATAGTATTGCTGAACCTACAATATAAGAGCCTAAAATACCTATAGTTATCATCCATTGTTGCATTATGCCTAGAGCTCCTCTCCTATCTTTCGGAGCATATTCTGTGATATACGCTGTGGCTACAGCTGAATCAGCACCAATTGCAATACCAATAATTGTCCTCATTATTAGGAGCATTAAACCATTTATCGTTAACGCAGAAAGTATTGCAGCTCCTGCATAAATTCCTGCATCAGCTATAAGCAGAGATTTTCTTCCATACCTGTCTGTATAAAAGTAAGCTATGATGGCTCCTATCGCTGCTCCCAGTGAAGCACTAGCTATTTCATATCCTAAAACTAAACCAGTAAAGTGGTAGGGAACGAACACTGAGGCAATACCTATAACTTCGGTATCGTAACCAAACAAGAATCCACCTATTGCAGCCAGTATGGTAATTATCCAATAGAACCTTGTGACCTTCTTAGTATCTATATGGTCTAAAATCTGTTGTAATGCAGACTGTGAAGACATGGAAAGTCACATTATAATATCTATCACATTCTTTATAAACTCTATTTTATAATTTATTCACATAATAGTACGTTTAGTATCATTTTATGTTTATACTCTTTATAATGAAGTATTAACAGACAAAGTAAAATTTTATTTACGACAGAAAATTATAAGTTAAGATAGATTATGAAAAAACTATAATAGATTAGAATATTTAAAAATCACAAACTAAAAGGAATCTTCTATCTCATTTAATATCTTCTTCATACCTAGGAAGGATTCCCTAGTACTCTCTTCAGGATCATTCTTATCATTTCTATAGTGAGTTTCTAAAGATATAACTATAGGTTTATTCTTCACAGCACTTAATTGATTTCTATAGTTAATACTTCCTTTGCCAATAGGCATCCATTTAAAACCACCATTTATTACCTTTACGTCTTTAACGTGCATGTGAGTTACGTGATCTTTTATTAGTCCATAACCATTAGGAAAAGGTGTTTCCCTAGCTACGAAAGCATTACCGGGGTCCCATAATACTTTAACCCATCTTGTATCTACCTTATCCAATAAGGTCTTTAAATCTCTTCCATTACCGACTAGGCAACTATACTCATTTTCAATTACAATAATGATTCCCTCAGTTTTAGCGATATCAATTGCCTCACTAAGCCTCTCAATTAGCTTGTCTAAATAATGGTCTAATTCCCCTTCATACCAGAAAGTAAATATCCTAGTGTAAGTTAAGTCAAGTCTCTTACTTAACTCTATTACCTTCTTAAATACGTTTAAGTGTTCCCTATACTCTTTCTCGTCATCAATATAAGTCTTAAATGTGAACGAATCCAAATTGGATATTTGTAAATTATATTTTACAACTAAATTTCTCATTTCAGATATTTCCGAGTCACTTAAACTAACAACATTTTTGTTCCATAGATTTCTTATTTCAACGAAATTAGCACCTAGTTCCGATATAACCTTTAGAGAATGCTCAAAATCTTGTGATATTTCGTCTGAAATTATTCCTAAATTCCACTTCATATTTACAGAGTAAAGGGGATTAGATAATAAATTTTTAGAAATAACAAGTATTAAAGGGATCATCAGAGAATTCAGCTATAAACCTACAACAAAATCAGGAGGACCCAATAGTGAGGAGGAAATTAGAGTAAAGCTAAGTATATATTAAGTTAACTTTGAAATTATTAGAAAAAGATAAGCTGAATTCTCGAGAAAAGTTTTCCCTTAAATATGTTTAAAAGGGAAAGGTGAGATATGTATAGTATGAAATATGTTAGGTTAGGAGATAGCGGATTAAAAGTGTCTCAAATATGCCTAGGCACTTGGTTTCTACCACTATTATCGGAGAAGGATGAATTAGGAGTATATAAGGTAGATGAAGAGACTACTTTAAAGATACTTAAGAAGGCTTACGACGAGGGAGTGAATTTCATAGATACTGCTAACGTATATCACGGGGCATTATGGGAAACGGACCCTCTACACGTGGGTTTATCAGAAAAATTAGTGGGTAAGTTCCTTTCTTCAGTGGATAGGGAATCTGTTGTAATTTCAACCAAGGTAAGGGGAAAGATGGCTAATTGGGCTAATGGAGAAGGATTGTCTAGAAAGCATATAACGTGGCAAATAAGGGAAAGTTTAAGGAGGTTGAATACTGAATATGTTGACATTTACATAATACATTGGACAGATCACGAGACCCCTAAGATAGAGACGCTCAGAACTCTAAATGATTTGGTAAGACGTGGGCTAGTTTATTACTTAGGTGTTAGCAATCATGAGGCTCATGACATAATTGAATTCTTAGAATTAAGTGAGAGATATAACTTGGAGAAGTTTAGTGTAATTCAAGATTTATATAATCTTTTAGAAAGGCAAGTAGAGAGATATAAATTAAGTATCGCTAGAAGATTTGGACTTGCGATTATGGCTTATGCTCCCTTAGCCCACGGCTTCCTAACTGGCAAATATGTAGACTTCAATAATAAGACATGGAAGGTAGATGAACTTACTAGGATTTCATTAAATGAAAGACTTAAAACTAGATATTTTAGAGATAGTCATCTTAAAGTATTACTTACGTTAAAGGAGATTGCTGATGAGAAAGATGCGACTATCTCACAAATTAGTATAGCTTGGCTTCTAAAAAGAGGGGAAGAATTTAACGTACCTATAATCCCAGTTATTGGAGTTACGAGACTAGAGCATCTAGATGATAATTTAAATGCTATTAAAATAAAATTGTCTTACGATGATATGAAAAAAATTGATGAGGCTCTAGGAAATGCTTGAAGAAGAGAAGTAATTATTTCTCTTCGTTAACTCCTTAGTTTCAACTAATTTTACACTTCCCTCAAATACACTATCGAGCGCGTTCTTAGCAACAATAACCTTATACTCTCCGGATTGTAGAATTAATTTTAAGTCTTTATCATAAAAAGCTAACAGATCTGTAGGAATAGCGAACGTTATCTTCTTAACCTCATTAGGTCTTAAGTTGACTTTTATGAAAGCTTTAAGCTCTTTAACTGGCAAAGCTACATTACTCTTTCTTCTAGATATATATACTTGAATCACTTCGTCAACTTCGTATTTTCCCTCATTCTTAACCTCTAAGCTTAATTTAATATCCTCTCCAGCTCTCACTTCAGGTGTGAGTATCTTGAAGTTGTTGTAGCTGACCTTAGAATAAGTTAGACCGTAACCGAACGGGAATAGAGGATCAGAGGAAGACTCGATATATTTTCCAAACGATGATGGTTTTCTAGAATAATACACGGGTATTTGTCCAGTACTTTTAGGCAATGAGACTGGGAGTCTTCCACTGGGCGAAACTTCTCCAAATATCACATCGGCTATAGCGTTACCACCTTCTTCTCCTAATTTCCACGCCCACAATACAGCATCGACCTTATTAATTATCTTCTCTAATGACATGGGTCTGCCGGCAATTACTACCAATATTATTGGCTTTCCAAGGCTACTTAATTCTTCAATTAATTTCGTTTGTGGCTCCGGTAGTTCAATATCAGCTCTATCAACTCCCTCACCAGATGTGCACATCTCTGGATCGAAAATACAAGACATGTCTCCTACTACTCCTATTATTACGTTAGCCTTGCTTGCTAATTCTTTAGCCTCGTTAAGCAAGCCAAGATCTAACTTATTCACCTCAGATCCCTTAGCGTAAATTACGTTCTTGACTTTGTTTTTAATCCCTTCCAATACTGTAACTACGTTTACGTCTACTTTAAAAGTCCTAGTATGAGTCGGGAAATGATAGTCGCCAAGCATCGCTAATGGGTTATCAGCCAATGGTCCTATAACTGCGATCCTCTCATTGCTTTTATTTAATGGCAGTGAATTATTCTCGTTCTTTAGTAGTATAATTGATTTTGAAGCCACTTCTCTAGCCATTTCCCTGTGCTCCTTATTATCTAATATTTCTGGTATTTTACTCTCATCAACAAAGGGATTATCAAAGAGTCCTATAAGATATTTTACGTATAAAACTCTCTCAACGGCATTATCTATTATCTTTTCTGGAATTTCTCCGCTACTAATGGCATCCTCTAACTCCCTAAAACATTCTAATGAGGGAAACTCTATATTGACTCCCGCGTTAAGTGCTAATAATCCTGCTTCTTTACAACTATCAGCTACTCTATGTACCGTGTTTAGATATTTTACTGCCCAATAGTCTGAGACAATTATTCCTTTAAAACCCCACTCCTCTCTTAGAACTTTGTGTAGTAACTCATTATTGGCGTGACAAGGAACGCCGTCAATTTCATGATAGGCTGGCATTATGGATAATACTTCAGATTTCCTAACTGCTACTTCAAAGGGATATAAATAAACATTTCTTAGCTCTCTATTTCCGACGTTAACCGGTGCAGTATTTCTCCCGCCTTCCGGACTACCATGAGCTACGAAATGTTTAGCAGTGGCAATGAGTTGATTATTTCCTTGAAGACCAGTGATATAAGCGTTTGCCATACTTGCCGTCAAATATACGTCTTCTCCAAACGTCTCTTCGCATCTTCCCCACCGAGGATCTCTACATAGGTCAAGGACTGGTGACAAACAATGCCTAATGCCCAAAATGGTAGTCTGATTTCTGATTGCCTTAGTAACCTTGCTTACAGTAGTTAGATCCCATGTGCTGGACAACGCCAAAGGTATGGGAAATAGTGTAGCAGTAGGTCCCATTAGACCTGATAAACACTCTTCATGGACTATTGCAGGTATCCTAAC includes:
- the treH1 gene encoding alpha,alpha-trehalase TreH1; translation: MRPLGFVSNGMTSALIDRGSIVWLAFPRFDSPSIFGKLLDNEAGEFSILPREEEYEVTQQFLVPNVLLTKFKTKEGKADIIDLMPIGEKAIIRKIRSEITLRIDIKPMFNYGLYRPVMELEDNGIRFLNPLSRECLALMSDKSLSSSSFETKGETTLYLVYSSDYSYGPFHKGKRLRKDLENSFNLTLNYWKNKVKVDDKDEIGKMKSISLGLLLGLIYSPSGGSIAAPTTSLPEVEGGSRNWDYRYVWIRDSAMISEALLFSGYIVEARRIINFLLGLVNFTSKPLLHPLYTVDGNDPPPEMEISWLRGYKDSKPVRVGNAAASQVQLDIEGFLIDAIYKYFSMTNDKVFIEENKEKIQYIADWVSKNWMLRDAGMWEDRGKPLHYTHSKVMMWVTLDRAEKILGLSYGEKDKLRDWIMRNCVKEGSFVRSSDSNDVDANLLTLPLYGFVQVNDEIFLRTLKRVEEELHVKGFVKRYSKDSLGEAMHPFSLASIWLSRIYLRLGRKDEALELIRKVLKPSGGLYLIGEHIDVEKMEYTGNYPQAFVHAQLLIALNELSNNKFFEQ
- a CDS encoding sugar porter family MFS transporter; amino-acid sequence: MSSQSALQQILDHIDTKKVTRFYWIITILAAIGGFLFGYDTEVIGIASVFVPYHFTGLVLGYEIASASLGAAIGAIIAYFYTDRYGRKSLLIADAGIYAGAAILSALTINGLMLLIMRTIIGIAIGADSAVATAYITEYAPKDRRGALGIMQQWMITIGILGSYIVGSAILLIAPSLAFTIDWRLILGVAAIPAIIGLVFRFLMPESPRWLLLSGKIDRLKNDLKRFGVEVDDTLIQKAIQEVRSEALAKFDTPTKRALIVVGLWIVFQQITGINVPFYYGPTIILNLHIFGSSSNPVYSEIYSVLAASVLAVINVAATFIAFRYIDRIGRRNLGLSAYAGMLVFDLLGGFLVMKGILIGALIAFAGFIIFFAYGVGGTGWLIQAEYFKTALRGRMAAIIALIDWLSNFAIIEVFPVMLSTIGLAGSMFVFAAFDAIALILMYFILPETKGLSLEQIVKMFSETSLSQMRKGRESVIKMERKEEVK
- a CDS encoding sugar phosphate isomerase/epimerase; this translates as MKWNLGIISDEISQDFEHSLKVISELGANFVEIRNLWNKNVVSLSDSEISEMRNLVVKYNLQISNLDSFTFKTYIDDEKEYREHLNVFKKVIELSKRLDLTYTRIFTFWYEGELDHYLDKLIERLSEAIDIAKTEGIIIVIENEYSCLVGNGRDLKTLLDKVDTRWVKVLWDPGNAFVARETPFPNGYGLIKDHVTHMHVKDVKVINGGFKWMPIGKGSINYRNQLSAVKNKPIVISLETHYRNDKNDPEESTRESFLGMKKILNEIEDSF
- a CDS encoding aldo/keto reductase, coding for MKYVRLGDSGLKVSQICLGTWFLPLLSEKDELGVYKVDEETTLKILKKAYDEGVNFIDTANVYHGALWETDPLHVGLSEKLVGKFLSSVDRESVVISTKVRGKMANWANGEGLSRKHITWQIRESLRRLNTEYVDIYIIHWTDHETPKIETLRTLNDLVRRGLVYYLGVSNHEAHDIIEFLELSERYNLEKFSVIQDLYNLLERQVERYKLSIARRFGLAIMAYAPLAHGFLTGKYVDFNNKTWKVDELTRISLNERLKTRYFRDSHLKVLLTLKEIADEKDATISQISIAWLLKRGEEFNVPIIPVIGVTRLEHLDDNLNAIKIKLSYDDMKKIDEALGNA
- a CDS encoding glycoside hydrolase family 3 N-terminal domain-containing protein gives rise to the protein MNPSDIKNLINKMKIEEKVAQLGSIQVNELLENNEFSEEKAEKLLRYGIGEITRVVGSNLRPKQAGKVINQIQRYLIEKTRVRIPAIVHEECLSGLMGPTATLFPIPLALSSTWDLTTVSKVTKAIRNQTTILGIRHCLSPVLDLCRDPRWGRCEETFGEDVYLTASMANAYITGLQGNNQLIATAKHFVAHGSPEGGRNTAPVNVGNRELRNVYLYPFEVAVRKSEVLSIMPAYHEIDGVPCHANNELLHKVLREEWGFKGIIVSDYWAVKYLNTVHRVADSCKEAGLLALNAGVNIEFPSLECFRELEDAISSGEIPEKIIDNAVERVLYVKYLIGLFDNPFVDESKIPEILDNKEHREMAREVASKSIILLKNENNSLPLNKSNERIAVIGPLADNPLAMLGDYHFPTHTRTFKVDVNVVTVLEGIKNKVKNVIYAKGSEVNKLDLGLLNEAKELASKANVIIGVVGDMSCIFDPEMCTSGEGVDRADIELPEPQTKLIEELSSLGKPIILVVIAGRPMSLEKIINKVDAVLWAWKLGEEGGNAIADVIFGEVSPSGRLPVSLPKSTGQIPVYYSRKPSSFGKYIESSSDPLFPFGYGLTYSKVSYNNFKILTPEVRAGEDIKLSLEVKNEGKYEVDEVIQVYISRRKSNVALPVKELKAFIKVNLRPNEVKKITFAIPTDLLAFYDKDLKLILQSGEYKVIVAKNALDSVFEGSVKLVETKELTKRNNYFSSSSIS